A window from Salvia miltiorrhiza cultivar Shanhuang (shh) chromosome 2, IMPLAD_Smil_shh, whole genome shotgun sequence encodes these proteins:
- the LOC131008428 gene encoding uncharacterized protein LOC131008428 codes for MAVIRTRPNLTDEERNIVAQWLLQHSSDGDLCYGAKKEAAQKFQVDAKTIWRIWNSAAAQQLLGRPIHLVSMKKGVKHKDKQVLDVEKVRNMSVLERSSLRIMSGKLGVSKSLLHRWVKEKKIRPHTNAIKPFLTSQNMLLRLRWSLSQLIPLNEGGKFKFQTMYNTIHVDEKWFYLTKTADRYYLLPNEIEPHRSCKSKRFIDKIMFLCAISRPIIDSNGEIIFDGKIGIFPFTTEEAATRNSKNRAKGTIETKAIHSITKAVMKECFINQMIPIIKAKWPAGLSKNIFIQQDNAKPHIKNNDPDFIAAATSDGFNIQLVCQPANSPDTNVNDLGFFRAIQTLKDQKMAHGVESLLKNVQDAFEEYPAAKINNVFLTLQSCYQEIMKVKGNNNYKIPHMNKDGLIRQGLLPECLEVDEQLVNECIDYLSLQGSEEVTSYNIDHILQGIQHIQLRD; via the exons ATGGCAGTCATAAGAACTAGGCCAAATTTGACTGATGAAGAAAGAAATATTGTTGCACAATGGCTTCTACAACACAGCAGCGATGGAGATCTTTGCTATGGAGCTAAAAAAGAAGCTGCACAAAAATTCCAAGTTGATGCAAAGACCATTTGGCGCATCTGGAATTCAGCAGCTGCACAGCAACTATTGGGAAGACCAATTCACCTAGTATCAATGAAGAAAGGTGTCAAACATAAAGACAAACAGGTACTTGATGTTGAGAAAGTCAGAAATATGTCAGTGTTAGAAAGATCATCCCTCAGAATAATGTCAGGTAAGTTAGGCGTTAGTAAAAGCTTGCTTCATAGGTGGGTGAAGGAAAAGAAGATAAGGCCACACACTAATGCAATAAAACCATTTCTCACCTCCCAAAATATGTTGTTGAGACTTAGATGGAGCCTCAGTCAGCTCATTCCATTGAATGAGGGTGGAAAGTTCAAATTTCAGACCATGTATAACACCATACATGTTGATGAAAAGTGGTTTTACTTAACCAAAACAGCAGACAGATACTACCTATTGCCGAATGAGATTGAGCCACACAGATCATGCAAATCAAAGAGATTTATTGACAAAATAATGTTCTTGTGTGCTATTTCTAGGCCAATTATTGACAGCAATGGAGAAATCATATTTGATGGCAAAATTGGTATATTTCCATTCACAACAGAAGAGGCAGCAACTAGAAACTCAAAAAACAGAGCCAAGGGCACAATTGAAACAAAGGCAATCCATTCTATCACAAAGGCTGTCATGAAGGAATGCTTTATCAATCAG ATGATACCAATCATTAAGGCTAAGTGGCCTGCTGGATTAAGCAAGAACATATTTATACAACAGGACAATGCCAAACCACACATCAAGAACAATGACCCAGATTTTATAGCAGCTGCTACATCAGATGGATTTAATATCCAACTGGTATGCCAACCAGCAAACTCTCCTGACACAAATGTGAATGATCTAGGGTTCTTTAGGGCTATACAAACTCTTAAAGATCAGAAGATGGCTCATGGTGTAGAGAGCTTGCTAAAGAATGTTCAAGATGCGTTTGAAGAGTACCCAGCAGCTAAGATAAACAATGTGTTCCTAACTCTGCAGAGCTGCTACCAGGAAATAATGAAAGTGAAGGGCAACAACAACTACAAGATTCCACACATGAATAAAGATGGACTAATTAGGCAAGGATTACTACCAGAATGCCTTGAAGTGGATGAGCAGCTTGTAAATGAGTGCATTGATTACCTAAGTTTGCAGGGAAGTGAAGAAGTTACAAGCTACAACATTGATCATATACTGCAAGGAATCCAACACATTCAACTGAGGGACTAA